The following proteins come from a genomic window of Musa acuminata AAA Group cultivar baxijiao chromosome BXJ1-7, Cavendish_Baxijiao_AAA, whole genome shotgun sequence:
- the LOC135679411 gene encoding photosystem II 22 kDa protein 1, chloroplastic-like, with protein sequence MAQSMLVSSIGGKEAALLQSQTHRLRPTPFSHLLLPRVPHGRQLPPPAASFFPTLAIFKPKTKAPAKKQVAKPKPKRKVEDGIFGTSGGIGFTKQNELFVGRVAMIGFAASILGEAITGKGILAQLNLETGIPIYEAEPLLLFFILFTLLGAIGALGDRGSFVDDPPTGLEGAVIPPGKGFRSALGLKEGGPLFGFTKANELFVGRLAQLGIAFSIIGEIVTGKGALAQLNIETGVPISDIEPLVLFNVVFFFFAALNPGTGKFVTDVEEEE encoded by the exons ATGGCTCAATCCATGCTCGTCTCCAGCATCGGCGGCAAAGAGGCTGCATTGCTGCAGTCCCAGACTCACCGGCTCCGCCCCACGCCGTTCTCCCACCTCCTCCTTCCTCGAGTCCCTCACGGACGACAGCTTCCGCCGCCCGCTGCTTCCTTCTTCCCGACTCTCGCCATATTCAAGCCCAAAACCAAGGCTCCGGCCAAGAAGCAG GTAGCGAAGCCGAAGCCGAAGCGGAAGGTGGAAGATGGCATCTTCGGCACGTCAGGGGGGATAGGCTTCACCAAGCAGAACGAGCTCTTCGTCGGCCGTGTCGCCATGATCGGGTTCGCG GCATCTATACTGGGAGAAGCGATCACAGGGAAAGGAATCCTAGCGCAGCTCAACTTGGAGACGGGAATACCGATCTATGAGGCGGAGCCGCTCCTgctcttcttcatcctcttcacTCTTCTCGGAGCAATAGGCGCTCTCGGCGACCGCGGAAGCTTCGTCGACGATCCGCCCACGGGCCTGGAGGGGGCCGTCATCCCTCCCGGCAAGGGGTTCAGATCTGCTCTGGGACTGAAGGAAGGAG GTCCCCTCTTCGGATTCACCAAGGCGAACGAGCTCTTCGTGGGGAGATTGGCTCAGCTGGGGATCGCATTCTCCATTATCGGCGAGATCGTCACAGGAAAGGGAGCGCTGGCGCAGCTCAACATCGAAACCGGTGTGCCCATCAGCGACATCGAGCCACTGGTCCTGTTCAacgttgtgttcttcttctttgcagcACTGAATCCAGGGACTGGGAAGTTCGTCACTGACGTAGAAGAAGAAGAGTGA
- the LOC135679412 gene encoding probable ion channel POLLUX isoform X1 produces the protein MPRNDGDSSSGSGPNPNPNPNSVPKLSNGGTPPQLKRSRTITATMASGGAAAVRRAATGPLPSSRRLTVAVDNPSDAPANGGVFDRDWCYPSFLGPYAARPRATGRASSSGPKKLDVPLPLQSSTDRSSAALSDEEEKVVEERPLVLEERKQGPFPSTSRSPPKRNSRFDNNSLILSLFIVACALLAISQQKRIIELEEEINNLNRFCNFDGVNGHEKVAVLQFGRNSLGNRSVALYIVFLSLATPFLVLKFLDHIPQIKARPESLNCNDEEVPLKKRIAYRVDVFFSVHPYAKLLALLFSTVLLIGIGGLALYAVSDASLSEALWLSWTFVADSGNHADQVGSGPRIVSVSISSGGMLIFAMMLGLVSDAISEKVDSWRKGKSEVIESDHILILGWSDKLGSLLKQLAIANKSIGGGVIVVLAERDKEEMEMDIAKLEFDFMGTSVICRSGSPLILADLKKVSVSKARAIIVLAADENADQSDARALRVVLSLTGVKEGLKGHVVVELSDLDNEPLVKLVGGELIETVVAHDVIGRLMIQCALQPGLAQIWEDILGFENAEFYIKRWPQLDGMCFEDVLISFADAVPCGVKVAANGGQIVINPDDSYVIKEGDEILVLAEDDDTYSPGPPPEVRRGFLPNVPSPPKYPEKILFCGWRRDIDDMIMVLEAFLAPGSELWMFNEVPEKEREKKLTDGGLDLSGLTNIRLVHKEGNAVIRRHLESLPLETFDSILILADESLEDSVVHSDSRSLATLLLIRDIQSKRLPSKEAKSPLRYAGFSHSSWIREMQQASDKSIIISEILDSRTRNLVSVSRISDYVLSNELVSMALAMVAEDKQINRVLEELFAEEGNEMCIKSAEYYLYEQEELCFYDIMVRARQRKEIVIGYRLANTDQAIINPENKLEVRKWSLDDVFVVISNGD, from the exons ATGCCGAGGAACGATGGCGACTCCAGCTCCGGCTCGggacctaaccctaaccctaatcctaACTCCGTCCCAAAACTTAGCAACGGCGGGACGCCGCCCCAGCTCAAGAGGTCGCGGACCATCACTGCAACCATGGCCTCCGGAGGAGCCGCTGCCGTCCGGCGAGCTGCCACCGGCCCCCTCCCGTCCTCGCGGAGGCTCACGGTCGCCGTCGATAACCCCTCCGACGCCCCGGCAAATGGCGGCGTCTTCGACCGGGACTGGTGCTACCCCTCCTTCCTCGGGCCCTACGCGGCGCGGCCCCGCGCCACCGGCCGGGCGTCCTCCTCCGGGCCAAAAAAGCTGGACGTGCCGCTGCCGCTGCAGAGCTCGACCGATCGGAGTTCTGCGGCTCTTTCGGACGAGGAGGAGAAGGTAGTGGAGGAGCGGCCTCTGGTTCTTGAAGAAAGAAAGCAAGGCCCATTCCCTTCCACTTCGAGATCTCCTCCTAAAAGGAACTCCCGGTTTGACAACAATTCTTTGATTCTTTCACTC TTCATTGTCGCGTGTGCCCTTTTAGCCATCTCTCAGCAAAAGAGAATTATAGAGCTCGAG GAAGAGATTAACAACCTAAATAGGTTTTGCAACTTTGATGGTGTTAATGGACATGAAAAAGTTGCGGTTTTGCAGTTCGGCAGAAATAGCCTTGGCAATAGGAGTGTTGCTCTGTATATTGTTTTTCTGTCACTAGCAACGCCATTCTTGGTGCTTAAATTCCTTGACCATATTCCCCAAATAAAGGCACGCCCTGAGTCTTTGAATTGCAACGATGAAGAGGTTCCCCTGAAGAAGAGGATTGCATATAGAGTGGATGTCTTCTTCTCTGTGCATCCTTATGCTAAACTACTTGCGCTCCTTTTCTCGACGGTACTCCTTATTGGAATTGGTGGGTTGGCACTGTATGCAGTCAGTGATGCTAGCCTTTCTGAAGCTCTTTGGCTTTCGTGGACCTTTGTGGCAGACTCTGGAAACCATGCGGACCAAGTTGGCTCGGGGCCAAGAATTGTTTCAGTGTCAATCAGTTCAGGGGGAATGTTAATATTTGCCATGATGCTCGGACTCGTATCAGATGCCATCTCAGAGAAGGTGGATTCTTGGCGCAAGGGAAAGAGTGAAGTGATTGAGAGTGATCACATACTAATCCTCGGATGGAGTGACAAATTG GGATCCCTTCTCAAGCAGCTGGCAATTGCAAATAAGAGCATTGGTGGTGGTGTCATTGTGGTTCTAGCTGAAAGAGACAAGGAGGAAATGGAAATGGACATCGCAAAGCTTGAATTTGACTTCATGGGCACCTCTGTTATTTGTAGGAGTGGAAGCCCTCTCATACTGGCTGACTTGAAAAAG GTGTCAGTTTCAAAGGCACGTGCTATCATTGTTTTGGCAGCTGATGAGAATGCCGACCAA AGCGATGCACGTGCCTTGCGAGTGGTGCTTAGTCTTACTGGAGTAAAAGAAGGTTTAAAGGGTCATGTTGTTGTAGAGTTGAGTGATCTTGACAATGAACCTTTGGTAAAACTTGTCGGTGGGGAGCTGATTGAGACGGTGGTTGCTCATGATGTGATAGGGCGCTTAATGATACAATGTGCACTCCAACCAGGCTTAGCTCAG ATATGGGAAGATATATTAGGATTTGAAAATGCTGAGTTTTATATAAAAAGATGGCCTCAGTTGGATGGTATGTGTTTTGAGGATGTACTGATCTCATTCGCTGATGCGGTACCATGTGGAGTTAAGGTTGCTGCAAATGGTGGACAAATCGTAATCAATCCTGATGATAGCTATGTTATAAAAGAAGGTGATGAAATCCTTGTTCTTGCTGAGGATGATGATACTTATTCACCAGGTCCTCCACCGGAG GTGCGGAGGGGTTTCCTGCCTAATGTTCCCAGCCCTCCTAAGTATCCAGAAAAGATATTGTTCTGTGGCTGGCGACGTGATATTGATGATATGATAATG GTGTTAGAGGCTTTTCTTGCCCCTGGGTCTGAACTGTGGATGTTTAATGAGGTTcctgagaaggagagggagaaaaagCTAACAGACGGTGGACTTGATCTGTCAGGATTAACAAATATAAGACTTGTGCATAAAGAGGGAAATGCTGTGATCCGGAGGCATTTGGAAAGCTTGCCTCTTGAAACATTTGATTCA ATCTTAATTCTTGCAGACGAGTCTCTGGAAGATTCTGTTGTGCATTCTGATTCACGATCTCTGGCTACCCTTCTCCTTATTCGTGATATCCAG tCCAAGCGCCTTCCATCTAAGGAAGCAAAATCTCCTTTGCGCTATGCTGGTTTCTCGCATAGCTCCTGGATCCGTGAGATGCAGCAAGCTTCAGACAAATCAATAATCATCAGTGAGATCTTGGATTCAAGGACTAGAAATCTTGTGTCAGTGTCAAGGATTAGTGATTATGTCTTGTCAAATGAACTAGTGAGTATGGCATTAGCTATGGTAGCTGAAGACAAGCAAATCAATCGTGTTCTTGAGGAACTGTTTGCCGAGGAG GGCAATGAAATGTGCATCAAGTCTGCTGAATATTATTTGTATGAACAAGAAGAATTGTGCTTTTATGATATAATGGTTAGGGCTCGTCAAAGGAAGGAGATTGTAATTGGATATCGCCTTGCCAACACAGACCAAGCAATAATTAATCCAGAAAACAAGTTGGAAGTTAGAAAGTGGTCTCTTGATGATGTTTTTGTTGTCATCTCAAATGGTGATTGA
- the LOC135679412 gene encoding probable ion channel POLLUX isoform X2 yields MPRNDGDSSSGSGPNPNPNPNSVPKLSNGGTPPQLKRSRTITATMASGGAAAVRRAATGPLPSSRRLTVAVDNPSDAPANGGVFDRDWCYPSFLGPYAARPRATGRASSSGPKKLDVPLPLQSSTDRSSAALSDEEEKVVEERPLVLEERKQGPFPSTSRSPPKRNSRFDNNSLILSLFIVACALLAISQQKRIIELEEEINNLNRFCNFDGVNGHEKVAVLQFGRNSLGNRSVALYIVFLSLATPFLVLKFLDHIPQIKARPESLNCNDEEVPLKKRIAYRVDVFFSVHPYAKLLALLFSTVLLIGIGGLALYAVSDASLSEALWLSWTFVADSGNHADQVGSGPRIVSVSISSGGMLIFAMMLGLVSDAISEKVDSWRKGKSEVIESDHILILGWSDKLGSLLKQLAIANKSIGGGVIVVLAERDKEEMEMDIAKLEFDFMGTSVICRSGSPLILADLKKVSVSKARAIIVLAADENADQSDARALRVVLSLTGVKEGLKGHVVVELSDLDNEPLVKLVGGELIETVVAHDVIGRLMIQCALQPGLAQIWEDILGFENAEFYIKRWPQLDGMCFEDVLISFADAVPCGVKVAANGGQIVINPDDSYVIKEGDEILVLAEDDDTYSPGPPPEVRRGFLPNVPSPPKYPEKILFCGWRRDIDDMIMVLEAFLAPGSELWMFNEVPEKEREKKLTDGGLDLSGLTNIRLVHKEGNAVIRRHLESLPLETFDSTSLWKILLCILIHDLWLPFSLFVISSPSAFHLRKQNLLCAMLVSRIAPGSVRCSKLQTNQ; encoded by the exons ATGCCGAGGAACGATGGCGACTCCAGCTCCGGCTCGggacctaaccctaaccctaatcctaACTCCGTCCCAAAACTTAGCAACGGCGGGACGCCGCCCCAGCTCAAGAGGTCGCGGACCATCACTGCAACCATGGCCTCCGGAGGAGCCGCTGCCGTCCGGCGAGCTGCCACCGGCCCCCTCCCGTCCTCGCGGAGGCTCACGGTCGCCGTCGATAACCCCTCCGACGCCCCGGCAAATGGCGGCGTCTTCGACCGGGACTGGTGCTACCCCTCCTTCCTCGGGCCCTACGCGGCGCGGCCCCGCGCCACCGGCCGGGCGTCCTCCTCCGGGCCAAAAAAGCTGGACGTGCCGCTGCCGCTGCAGAGCTCGACCGATCGGAGTTCTGCGGCTCTTTCGGACGAGGAGGAGAAGGTAGTGGAGGAGCGGCCTCTGGTTCTTGAAGAAAGAAAGCAAGGCCCATTCCCTTCCACTTCGAGATCTCCTCCTAAAAGGAACTCCCGGTTTGACAACAATTCTTTGATTCTTTCACTC TTCATTGTCGCGTGTGCCCTTTTAGCCATCTCTCAGCAAAAGAGAATTATAGAGCTCGAG GAAGAGATTAACAACCTAAATAGGTTTTGCAACTTTGATGGTGTTAATGGACATGAAAAAGTTGCGGTTTTGCAGTTCGGCAGAAATAGCCTTGGCAATAGGAGTGTTGCTCTGTATATTGTTTTTCTGTCACTAGCAACGCCATTCTTGGTGCTTAAATTCCTTGACCATATTCCCCAAATAAAGGCACGCCCTGAGTCTTTGAATTGCAACGATGAAGAGGTTCCCCTGAAGAAGAGGATTGCATATAGAGTGGATGTCTTCTTCTCTGTGCATCCTTATGCTAAACTACTTGCGCTCCTTTTCTCGACGGTACTCCTTATTGGAATTGGTGGGTTGGCACTGTATGCAGTCAGTGATGCTAGCCTTTCTGAAGCTCTTTGGCTTTCGTGGACCTTTGTGGCAGACTCTGGAAACCATGCGGACCAAGTTGGCTCGGGGCCAAGAATTGTTTCAGTGTCAATCAGTTCAGGGGGAATGTTAATATTTGCCATGATGCTCGGACTCGTATCAGATGCCATCTCAGAGAAGGTGGATTCTTGGCGCAAGGGAAAGAGTGAAGTGATTGAGAGTGATCACATACTAATCCTCGGATGGAGTGACAAATTG GGATCCCTTCTCAAGCAGCTGGCAATTGCAAATAAGAGCATTGGTGGTGGTGTCATTGTGGTTCTAGCTGAAAGAGACAAGGAGGAAATGGAAATGGACATCGCAAAGCTTGAATTTGACTTCATGGGCACCTCTGTTATTTGTAGGAGTGGAAGCCCTCTCATACTGGCTGACTTGAAAAAG GTGTCAGTTTCAAAGGCACGTGCTATCATTGTTTTGGCAGCTGATGAGAATGCCGACCAA AGCGATGCACGTGCCTTGCGAGTGGTGCTTAGTCTTACTGGAGTAAAAGAAGGTTTAAAGGGTCATGTTGTTGTAGAGTTGAGTGATCTTGACAATGAACCTTTGGTAAAACTTGTCGGTGGGGAGCTGATTGAGACGGTGGTTGCTCATGATGTGATAGGGCGCTTAATGATACAATGTGCACTCCAACCAGGCTTAGCTCAG ATATGGGAAGATATATTAGGATTTGAAAATGCTGAGTTTTATATAAAAAGATGGCCTCAGTTGGATGGTATGTGTTTTGAGGATGTACTGATCTCATTCGCTGATGCGGTACCATGTGGAGTTAAGGTTGCTGCAAATGGTGGACAAATCGTAATCAATCCTGATGATAGCTATGTTATAAAAGAAGGTGATGAAATCCTTGTTCTTGCTGAGGATGATGATACTTATTCACCAGGTCCTCCACCGGAG GTGCGGAGGGGTTTCCTGCCTAATGTTCCCAGCCCTCCTAAGTATCCAGAAAAGATATTGTTCTGTGGCTGGCGACGTGATATTGATGATATGATAATG GTGTTAGAGGCTTTTCTTGCCCCTGGGTCTGAACTGTGGATGTTTAATGAGGTTcctgagaaggagagggagaaaaagCTAACAGACGGTGGACTTGATCTGTCAGGATTAACAAATATAAGACTTGTGCATAAAGAGGGAAATGCTGTGATCCGGAGGCATTTGGAAAGCTTGCCTCTTGAAACATTTGATTCA ACGAGTCTCTGGAAGATTCTGTTGTGCATTCTGATTCACGATCTCTGGCTACCCTTCTCCTTATTCGTGATATCCAG tCCAAGCGCCTTCCATCTAAGGAAGCAAAATCTCCTTTGCGCTATGCTGGTTTCTCGCATAGCTCCTGGATCCGTGAGATGCAGCAAGCTTCAGACAAATCAATAA
- the LOC135679413 gene encoding subtilisin-like protease SBT3.17 — protein MRSSISFLAIASLVLVLFCTVSIVSPMAEAATKLQEAPQKEEAAVNIVYVAKPEGEEPEAFHIRTLAAVLGSEEAAKDSLIYHYKHAASGFSAKLTRSQVEELSKQPGVLRVVPSKTVSLHGSRVSAVTNLGM, from the exons ATGCGGTCGTCGATTTCGTTCCTTGCCATCGCTTCCCTTGTCCTCGTTCTGTTCTGCACGGTCTCGATCGTATCGCCGATGGCGGAGGCGGCCACGAAGCTCCAGGAGGCGCCGCAGAAGGAGGAGGCGGCCGTCAACATCGTCTACGTCGCGAAGCCGGAGGGCGAGGAACCAGAGGCGTTTCATATCCGAACCCTGGCTGCTGTTCTCGGCAG CGAGGAGGCCGCCAAGGATTCCCTGATTTATCATTACAAGCATGCGGCGAGTGGGTTCTCGGCTAAGCTGACCCGGTCGCAGGTCGAGGAACTGTCGA AGCAACCGGGTGTTCTTCGGGTTGTGCCGAGCAAGACCGTGAGCCTCCATGGATCCAGGGTCAGCGCTGTTACTAACTTGGGCATGTAG